From Candidatus Rokuibacteriota bacterium, one genomic window encodes:
- a CDS encoding class I SAM-dependent methyltransferase: MTLADSASYDQFAWVYNRHFGRYAEQVLGPLNELVLHDFPPPRRILDLCCGTGQLDRALQALGYEITGIDGSPEMIRFARENAPGCEFIVADARAFSVHRPFDAAVCVYDSLNHFMHLDRLREVFRSVHAALQEGAPFVFDLNMEAGFRERWRGSFGIVEDDHVSVFRFHFDEYEKRGEFAATIFRRESGWSRSDFSLEQRCYSAEEVTTALSAEGFSRVSIVDAQQWLSLNSRIGRSFFLCFA; this comes from the coding sequence ATGACATTGGCCGATAGCGCGAGCTACGACCAATTCGCCTGGGTCTACAACCGGCACTTCGGTCGGTACGCAGAGCAGGTACTGGGCCCTCTGAATGAGCTTGTCCTTCATGACTTCCCCCCGCCGCGTCGAATTCTCGATCTTTGTTGTGGGACTGGCCAATTGGATCGAGCGCTTCAGGCGCTGGGATACGAGATCACAGGAATCGATGGATCGCCCGAGATGATTCGGTTCGCTCGGGAGAATGCCCCTGGGTGCGAGTTCATCGTTGCCGACGCACGTGCCTTCTCTGTTCACCGACCCTTTGACGCTGCAGTGTGTGTCTACGACAGCTTGAATCACTTCATGCATCTCGACCGTCTGCGCGAAGTCTTTCGCTCAGTCCATGCGGCGCTTCAGGAGGGGGCCCCCTTCGTGTTCGACTTGAACATGGAGGCAGGCTTTCGGGAGCGCTGGCGTGGTTCGTTCGGAATCGTCGAAGACGATCATGTTAGTGTGTTTCGCTTCCATTTTGACGAATACGAGAAGAGAGGTGAATTCGCTGCGACCATTTTTCGACGGGAGTCAGGGTGGAGCCGTTCCGACTTCAGCTTGGAGCAGCGATGTTACTCAGCCGAGGAGGTCACGACCGCTCTGTCGGCGGAGGGTTTCTCGAGGGTCAGCATCGTGGATGCCCAGCAGTGGCTCAGTCTCAACAGCCGGATCGGAAGGAGTTTCTTCCTCTGCTTTGCGTGA
- a CDS encoding RraA family protein, whose product MKSTDLNQLFSRSSTPLICDACLRLGVRYDVPNPGIRPLRSTMRIAGRVLPARHYGSVDVFLEALENAEAGDILVIDNGGRLDEACIGDLTVLEAQHAGLGGIVVWGVHRDTAELAAIAFPVFSCGSCPSGPQRLDARPSEALTSASCGGFRADTSYFVVGDEDGVVFAPLAQAAKIFATAESIRSTESAQAQAIRSGTSLRAQLSFSEYLEARIHDPSYTLRMHLKRVGGAIEE is encoded by the coding sequence ATGAAGAGCACTGACCTAAACCAATTGTTCTCCCGCTCCTCGACGCCGCTGATATGCGACGCCTGTCTGAGGCTGGGGGTCCGCTACGACGTGCCGAATCCTGGCATCAGACCGCTCCGTTCCACGATGAGGATCGCGGGGAGAGTGCTGCCGGCGCGGCATTATGGGAGTGTAGATGTTTTCCTCGAGGCCCTCGAGAATGCCGAGGCAGGTGACATCCTTGTTATCGACAACGGGGGGCGGCTTGACGAGGCTTGCATAGGTGATCTGACAGTCCTTGAGGCACAACATGCGGGCCTCGGTGGAATCGTCGTGTGGGGCGTACACCGGGATACGGCCGAACTGGCCGCAATCGCGTTTCCCGTGTTCAGCTGCGGCAGTTGTCCCTCGGGTCCGCAGCGGCTGGATGCCCGACCTTCCGAGGCCCTCACGTCAGCCTCCTGCGGTGGGTTTCGGGCGGATACCTCTTACTTTGTCGTCGGTGACGAGGATGGGGTAGTGTTTGCGCCATTGGCACAGGCAGCCAAGATTTTCGCGACGGCGGAAAGCATCCGGTCGACCGAGAGTGCTCAGGCGCAAGCGATTCGATCCGGTACGTCCCTTCGAGCACAGCTGAGCTTCTCCGAGTACCTTGAGGCACGAATCCATGATCCGTCGTATACGTTGCGAATGCATCTGAAGCGAGTGGGTGGTGCGATTGAGGAATAG
- a CDS encoding MBL fold metallo-hydrolase, protein MRYSIPMTRRNFVRAGTVVAGTLLLGGPLRRSGPAPAAAQTSAPPIVDRLAVRVVVDSYQDALVRTSRVGNVDVQRFGVVFGPGLGKHIHNEFGLSLHLESQRGSETRQALLDFGFTPAALFNNLELLKIDPAAIDALIVSHGHFDHFGGLVPFLKRDRGKMRGELPLYVGGENTFCYRWVVPPGGQPQSFGVVDRRDLAAANVRVVLADKPAVIAGHGFTTGAIARTSFEKVIPNTRVEVGTRDGAGCDPSHFTKEEREGKLVFDNHWGEHATCFNVKDRGLVVISSCGHAGLINSIRQAQMAAGVQKVHAAIGGFHLSPAPEPYIAQTIQALKELDVDHVIPMHCSGANFIRAMQRDLRDRFIMSYTGTRYIFGA, encoded by the coding sequence ATGCGATACAGCATACCGATGACGCGACGAAACTTCGTACGGGCCGGTACCGTCGTGGCCGGGACACTCTTGCTCGGGGGACCTCTCCGGCGCTCAGGGCCAGCGCCGGCCGCGGCTCAGACGAGCGCGCCGCCGATTGTCGATCGCCTGGCGGTCCGCGTGGTCGTGGACAGTTACCAGGATGCCCTCGTCCGTACCTCCAGGGTGGGCAACGTCGATGTCCAGCGCTTTGGCGTCGTCTTCGGCCCTGGCCTCGGCAAGCACATCCACAACGAGTTCGGCCTGTCGCTGCATCTGGAGTCCCAGCGCGGCAGCGAGACACGTCAGGCACTCCTGGACTTCGGATTCACGCCGGCAGCGCTCTTCAACAACCTCGAACTCCTGAAGATCGACCCCGCGGCGATCGACGCGCTGATCGTGAGTCACGGTCACTTCGATCACTTCGGCGGTCTCGTTCCCTTCCTCAAGCGCGACCGAGGAAAGATGCGAGGCGAGCTGCCGCTCTACGTAGGTGGCGAGAACACGTTCTGTTACCGGTGGGTGGTTCCCCCGGGCGGCCAACCGCAAAGCTTTGGCGTCGTTGACCGTCGCGACCTCGCTGCCGCCAACGTGCGCGTCGTGCTCGCCGACAAACCCGCTGTCATCGCAGGGCATGGCTTCACCACGGGTGCGATCGCCCGTACGTCGTTCGAAAAGGTGATCCCGAACACTCGGGTCGAGGTCGGCACGCGCGACGGTGCCGGCTGCGATCCCTCGCACTTTACGAAGGAGGAGCGCGAGGGCAAGCTCGTGTTCGACAACCACTGGGGCGAGCATGCAACGTGCTTCAATGTCAAAGACCGTGGACTCGTCGTGATCTCCTCTTGCGGCCATGCCGGGCTGATCAACTCGATCCGTCAGGCGCAGATGGCCGCGGGCGTTCAGAAGGTCCATGCGGCCATCGGCGGCTTCCATCTCTCCCCGGCGCCCGAGCCCTACATCGCCCAGACGATCCAGGCGCTCAAGGAACTCGATGTCGACCACGTCATTCCTATGCACTGCAGCGGCGCCAACTTCATCCGCGCCATGCAGCGCGATCTGCGGGACCGGTTCATCATGTCCTACACGGGAACGCGCTACATTTTTGGTGCTTGA
- a CDS encoding branched-chain amino acid ABC transporter permease, with amino-acid sequence MSRPGASEIRWAIVILAAFAGVAFVPLLVPRDDVLNFFVIFLLSVALAQSWNLIAGYAGQINLGHAAFFGLGALVTRTLWVQGLPILAAMGAGAGVAMAFGLLIGVPAFRLRGAYFAIGTLALAEILRISVGNALAEISTLPAATIAGYGLARRFYLTLALAAVAVCAVAWTAASRVGLGMRAIREDEAAAEASGVGTLAHKLLALTLSTCLAGLAGGAFAYYHISYYPQHAFGPQWTFDALLITFIGGVGTLHGPVLGALFYVFVKEYLAIRWVEVHLLIFGALFIAIVLLLPGGLVEVFTRARRLFAAA; translated from the coding sequence ATGAGCCGGCCGGGCGCGTCGGAGATCCGCTGGGCGATCGTCATCCTCGCGGCCTTCGCGGGCGTCGCCTTCGTCCCGCTCCTCGTGCCGCGTGACGACGTGCTCAACTTCTTCGTGATCTTCCTGCTCTCGGTCGCGCTCGCCCAGAGCTGGAACCTGATCGCGGGCTACGCCGGCCAGATCAACCTCGGGCACGCGGCCTTCTTCGGGCTCGGCGCCCTGGTCACCCGGACGCTCTGGGTCCAGGGGCTGCCGATCCTCGCGGCGATGGGCGCGGGCGCCGGCGTGGCCATGGCCTTCGGCCTTCTGATCGGGGTCCCGGCGTTCCGCCTCCGCGGCGCCTACTTCGCGATCGGGACGCTGGCCCTCGCCGAGATCCTCAGGATCAGCGTGGGCAACGCGCTCGCGGAGATCTCCACGCTCCCGGCGGCGACGATCGCCGGGTACGGCCTGGCCAGGCGCTTCTATCTGACGCTGGCCCTCGCCGCCGTGGCCGTCTGCGCCGTGGCTTGGACCGCGGCATCGCGGGTGGGCCTCGGGATGCGCGCGATCCGGGAGGACGAGGCCGCGGCGGAGGCCTCGGGCGTGGGGACGCTCGCGCACAAGCTTCTGGCGCTGACGCTCTCGACGTGTCTGGCGGGGCTGGCCGGGGGGGCCTTCGCCTACTACCACATCAGCTACTACCCCCAGCACGCCTTCGGCCCCCAGTGGACGTTCGACGCGCTCCTGATCACGTTCATCGGGGGGGTCGGGACGCTGCACGGCCCGGTGCTGGGGGCGCTCTTCTATGTCTTCGTCAAGGAGTACCTGGCGATCCGGTGGGTGGAGGTGCACCTCTTGATCTTCGGCGCCCTGTTCATCGCGATCGTGCTCCTGCTCCCCGGCGGGCTGGTGGAGGTGTTCACGCGCGCGCGGCGCCTCTTCGCCGCGGCGTGA
- a CDS encoding branched-chain amino acid ABC transporter permease, with product MSLLAQQILLGVLIGGLYGLAAVGLSLIFGVLKVLNVAHGELLMLGGYASFWLFTLLGADPFASLPGVVLALFVLGLCLYAALFGFVVRAHEEERIKNSLLIGFGLALALHALAVRLWTADERSITTDYAGEVLTLWGLAVPLVRLANLGLAFAVILALHLFLRRARWGQAIRATAEDWEAASLMGINVRRAYLLAFAIGTGLAGAAGSLVSVGYSINPSIGLEWTLKALIVVVLAGMGSILGTFFGGLFLGVAEAVSAAAVGGPYREVVGLVIFLGVLMARPQGLFTR from the coding sequence GTGAGCCTCCTCGCTCAGCAGATCCTGCTGGGCGTCCTGATCGGTGGCCTGTACGGCCTCGCCGCCGTGGGGCTGTCGCTGATCTTCGGCGTCCTCAAGGTCCTGAACGTCGCCCACGGCGAGCTCCTCATGCTCGGCGGCTACGCGAGCTTCTGGCTCTTCACCCTCCTCGGGGCGGATCCGTTCGCATCGCTCCCCGGGGTGGTGCTGGCGCTCTTTGTCCTGGGCCTCTGCCTCTACGCCGCGCTCTTCGGCTTCGTCGTGCGGGCCCATGAGGAGGAGCGGATCAAGAACTCACTCCTGATCGGGTTCGGCCTCGCCCTGGCGCTCCACGCGCTGGCGGTGCGGCTCTGGACGGCGGACGAGCGCTCGATCACCACTGACTACGCGGGCGAGGTGCTGACGCTCTGGGGCCTCGCGGTCCCGCTCGTGAGGCTCGCGAACCTGGGGCTCGCCTTCGCCGTCATCCTGGCTCTCCACCTCTTTCTCCGGCGCGCGCGCTGGGGCCAGGCGATCCGGGCCACCGCCGAGGACTGGGAGGCGGCGTCGCTGATGGGCATCAACGTGCGCCGCGCTTACCTCCTCGCCTTCGCGATCGGGACCGGGCTCGCGGGCGCGGCGGGGAGTCTGGTGAGCGTGGGCTACTCGATCAACCCCTCCATCGGGCTCGAGTGGACGCTCAAGGCGTTGATCGTCGTCGTCCTCGCCGGGATGGGGTCGATCCTCGGGACGTTCTTCGGCGGCCTCTTCCTGGGCGTGGCGGAGGCGGTGAGCGCTGCGGCCGTCGGAGGACCCTACCGCGAAGTCGTCGGGCTCGTCATCTTCCTGGGTGTCCTGATGGCGCGGCCCCAGGGGCTCTTCACCCGATGA
- a CDS encoding ABC transporter ATP-binding protein: MLEARDVHAGYGDVQVLFGVSFAVAAGEIVALVGPNGAGKTTLLRTIAGLLPLRRGSVTWEGRPIHQAPAHRIVEAGIALVPEGRRLFARMTVEENLRLGAFAPRALPFRREALERVFVIFPRLAERRHQLAGSLSGGEQQMVAIGRALMSRPRLLLLDEPSLGLAPRAVEAILAVLREVHREGVGVFLVEQNVHAALALADRGYVLETGRVTGAGSGRDLLQDPHVRQAYLGPLAVSR, encoded by the coding sequence TTGCTTGAGGCCCGCGACGTCCACGCCGGCTACGGCGACGTGCAGGTCCTTTTCGGCGTCAGCTTCGCCGTCGCGGCTGGCGAGATCGTCGCCCTGGTCGGCCCCAACGGTGCCGGCAAGACTACGCTCCTCCGGACGATCGCCGGGCTGCTCCCGCTCCGCCGCGGGAGCGTGACCTGGGAAGGGAGGCCGATTCACCAGGCCCCCGCCCACCGGATCGTCGAGGCCGGGATCGCCCTCGTCCCGGAGGGGCGCCGGCTCTTCGCCCGGATGACCGTGGAGGAGAACCTGCGCCTGGGGGCCTTCGCGCCTCGCGCGCTCCCGTTCAGGCGCGAGGCCCTCGAGCGCGTCTTCGTGATCTTCCCCCGGCTCGCCGAGCGCCGGCACCAGCTCGCGGGCTCGCTCTCGGGCGGCGAGCAGCAGATGGTGGCGATCGGTCGCGCGCTGATGTCCCGTCCCCGCCTTCTGCTCCTCGACGAGCCTTCGCTCGGCCTCGCCCCGCGCGCGGTGGAGGCGATCCTCGCCGTCCTCCGCGAGGTTCACCGCGAGGGTGTCGGGGTTTTCCTGGTCGAGCAGAACGTCCACGCCGCCCTCGCCCTCGCCGATCGCGGGTACGTGCTCGAGACGGGCCGGGTCACCGGCGCGGGGAGCGGGCGTGACCTCCTCCAGGACCCGCACGTCCGCCAGGCCTACCTGGGCCCGCTCGCGGTTTCGCGGTGA
- a CDS encoding ABC transporter ATP-binding protein codes for MPLLEVEGLSRSFGGVAAVREVSFAVEAGEIVGVMGPNGSGKTTLFNLITGALTPDAGRVRIDGEEVAGLSPHRVCAKGIARTFQLVHPFPGLTALENVLVGQLYGRKRLPLARARGEAERLLGTVGLRGKGHLPAAQLTLVERKRLELARALATAPRVLLMDEFMAGLTPTEVAEALALIRALQAEGITLVVVEHIVWALLDLCHRIVVLSAGEKIAEGVPAAVARDPTVIDVYLGRAALA; via the coding sequence ATGCCGCTCCTGGAGGTGGAGGGCCTCTCCAGGTCGTTCGGAGGGGTCGCGGCGGTCCGCGAGGTCAGCTTCGCGGTCGAGGCAGGTGAGATCGTCGGGGTGATGGGCCCCAACGGATCGGGGAAGACCACCCTCTTCAACCTGATCACCGGGGCCCTCACCCCCGACGCGGGCCGGGTCCGGATCGACGGCGAGGAAGTCGCCGGCCTGTCCCCGCACCGGGTCTGCGCGAAAGGCATCGCGCGCACCTTCCAGCTGGTCCACCCGTTCCCAGGCCTCACCGCCCTCGAGAACGTTCTGGTGGGGCAACTCTACGGGCGGAAGCGCCTACCGCTGGCCCGCGCCCGCGGGGAGGCGGAGCGCCTCCTCGGGACCGTCGGCCTCCGCGGCAAGGGCCACCTCCCCGCGGCCCAGCTCACCCTGGTTGAGCGGAAGCGGCTCGAGCTGGCGCGCGCCCTCGCGACGGCGCCGCGCGTCCTCCTGATGGACGAGTTCATGGCGGGCCTCACGCCCACCGAGGTCGCCGAGGCGCTCGCGCTCATCCGCGCGCTCCAGGCCGAGGGGATCACGCTGGTCGTGGTCGAGCACATCGTCTGGGCGCTCCTCGACCTCTGCCACCGGATCGTCGTGCTAAGCGCGGGCGAGAAGATCGCCGAGGGGGTTCCGGCGGCGGTCGCGCGGGACCCGACCGTCATCGACGTCTACCTGGGGCGCGCCGCCCTTGCTTGA